One region of Coregonus clupeaformis isolate EN_2021a unplaced genomic scaffold, ASM2061545v1 scaf1690, whole genome shotgun sequence genomic DNA includes:
- the LOC123487392 gene encoding integrator complex subunit 13-like, whose protein sequence is MKMFSVSHKTAFVVDHCPYMAESSRQQVECDVLTKSRGQGMIPLAPVTKSLWTCAVECSMEYCRILYDVYPLKKLVNYIVSDSEFHILNSWRQEDQSTHEV, encoded by the exons ATGAAGATGTTCTCAGTCTCCCACAAGACGGCCTTCGTGGTCGACCACTGCCCTTACATGGCAGAGTCCAGTCGGCAGCAGGTGGAGTGTGACGTGCTGACCAAGAGTCGTGGCCAGGGCATGATCCCGCTGGCCCCAGTGACCAAGTCCCTGTGGACCTGCGCTGTGGAGTGCTCCATGGAGTACTGCCGTATCCTCTACGACGTTTACCCCCTCAAGAAACTG GTCAACTACATTGTGAGTGATTCAGAGTTCCACATTCTGAACAGCTGGAGGCAAGAGGACCAAAGCACTCATGAGGTAAT